TCTCTGGCGGCGGGCCGGGGCCCGGTCCGGTCACGTTTACAGTCACGCCGCACGCTCAAGGTAATGCCGTGATCACGGTGTCGGACACCCTTCTTCAAACCGCAACGGTGCCGGTGAGCGTCTCCACGGGCGGCCTTGTCCTCAACCCGACATCGTTGACGTTTGACAATCCGACTGACGAAACGCAGCCATTTAACGCAACGGAACCGAACTACACAGGCAATATTACGACGAGCGGGTGTCCGACAACCGTGGTCACGGTCACGCCGCCAATCGGCCATGGTCCGAGTCAGAATTTCACCGTCAAATCGGTCGGGCCTGGAAATTGCGTGTTGACGGTGGCGACGGGCGACAACACGCAGAACGAAACCATTACCGTATTTGGTGATCTCGGAGTCGCGCCATCGAATCTCAACTATACGGATGTAGGTGTCGACAAGCAGGTCGACGTCACGGAAACGAACTACACCGGACCGTTCTCAATCGCGGCGAACACGTGCGCTGGTATCGCGGACGTCGGCCAGCCTTCGAGCGGCGGCCCAAGCGCCACGATAGATGTCACGTCAAGCGTTTCATTGTCCGGCGGTTCATGCAGCTTCCAAGTCGACGACGATCACGGCGGTTCGCAGCCAGTATTTGTGACTGTGGGCCCGTTCGGGCTTCCTGCGCCACTACCGAGCACTCTGACCTTGAACATTGTGAATCATGTCTCTGACACAATCGCAGTCAGCGAGACTGGCTACAGCGGTCAATTCACTCCTTCGTCGTCTGATTGCAACGGAATCGCTACTTTCCCGTCTGAAATGGGCACGTCTTTTCTAATTACAGAAGCCGCCGCCGGAACGTGCCATATCAATTTCGCCGACGATCACGGCGGCAGCACTCCTGCGACCATTGTCGTCGATGGAAAACTGACCCTAGCGCCGATTCCTATAGATTTCACCGACATCAATATTACGTTGCCCGTACATATCGATGAAGCCAACTACGCCGACAATTTCACCGTCGCAAATGACAACTGCAATGGCGTCGTCGCTACCGTTGGGCTGCCGCTCGGACCTGGACCCTCGACGACGTTGAACGTCACGTCGCTGAAGCAAGGTCTGTGCACATTCGCCGTCGTGGACGACGAGGGCCAAAGTGTTACCGAAACCGTCAACGTCGGGCCGTTCGGTCTGCCCACGGCAAACCCAACCGAGATACAACTGAACACCGCTGGCCCTCTCCAGGGCACATTCATGGTCAGCGAGACAGGCTATTCAGGCGACTTCAATCTCACCCTCAGTTCGGCGTGCTCGGGCTTGGCCGGCGTGTCGCCGGGCTCGGGCAGTTCGGCGACCACTTTCACCGTGACCGCAACCGGATCGGCCGTTGGAACGTGCGGCATCCGCATCGCCGATGATATGGGCCAGACTGGCAACGTCGAAGTCGAGGTCGCGGGCGGAACCATTAGCGTCACCCCGGCGGCGTTACCGTTTGTGTCAAGCACAAGCCCGCCGCAAACTGTGGCCGCCTCGGATGCCGGCGCGACGGCGTTCACGTGCGTGAGTTCCGATCCCGTCAACGTCGACGCTACGATTACAACGCAATCCGTGGGAGCCGCGACATGCACGGTAGGTCCCACCAACACAAATCCGGGCTTCATCGGCCAAACGCAGGTGACATTCGCTGACAGTCTTCCCGGCTCGAGTGCGGTCGTCCAAGTCGGCGTGGGTATGCAGCCGCTCTCCAAGCACCATCGTGCGGTCGCAGGCGGCGTGAAGCGAACGCTGCCCGGCCAGAAGGGACCACTGCCGCCCGTCGTGGCCCGGCCGTTCCCGAATTCGAATGGTTCGGCGTTTGAAGTTTCAACCCAGCAATTGACGCTTCAGGCTCCGAACGGACGGCAGACGATCGAGGCAAACGTTTCTGATTACCGCGGCGCGATATTGGCCTCAAGCTCGGCAGCGCGAGTGGTGGATGTCAGCGTGTCGCCCGGCGACGGTCCGGTTCGCTTCATCACATTCACAGCGAAGACGGCCGGCAGCGCGATCGTTCGCATCAGCGACGAGCGCGGCAACGCGCGATACGTGCGCGTCGTCGTCGTCGTGCCCGCAGGCGTGAACAAGCCATTGCCCAATCCAAGACCTGGCGGACCACCTCTACGCCTTTAGGAGATCGGCCGTGAAGATCGTCGTTGAGCGAGAGGACACATTTGGCGATATCATGCGCAAGGCATCGCGTGGCACGCAGATCACGCCGATCGCTTTAGCGCACGCCGCATCGGTCGAGCCCGCGCGCCTTAACGCGCTCGGCGCCGACGAAAGCGCGCCGACCGAGGAAGAGGCACGTGCGATCGGACGCGCGCTTCATCTCGACCCGGGCAAACTCGCCGACATCGGGTGCCGGGATTGGAAGCCCGCGTTGCAAGAGCAGCCGGAGCACATCGGTCATCAGATCAATGCGCCGCACCCAAGCAACGGTTACTTCCTGATCCTCGCGGCGCAGCGGGTGGCCGCGTTCGTCGATCCGGGCGGACGTGCCGACAACATCGTCGCTGTGCTCAAGCGCTCGCCCGTCGCGCTCGAATACATTCTCTTGACGCACAAGCATCACGATCACGTCGACGCGTTGCCCGATGTTCGCGCTGCGTTCCCGCAAGCGCGAGTGGTCGTGCACCGGCTCGATGCGCCCGCGCTCGGTGACCACGCGCGAAATGCGCTCGACATCAACGACGGAGATTCAATTCCATTCGGCGCCGGAGAAATTCGGCTGCTCCACACGCCAGGTCACACCGACGGATCGTCGTGCTTCATCTATCAAGGGGCGATCTTCACCGGCGACACGCTGTTCGCCGGATCGGTCGGCGGCGTGTTCGGAGAACGGTTCACATATGATGACC
This genomic window from Candidatus Eremiobacteraceae bacterium contains:
- a CDS encoding MBL fold metallo-hydrolase, producing the protein MKIVVEREDTFGDIMRKASRGTQITPIALAHAASVEPARLNALGADESAPTEEEARAIGRALHLDPGKLADIGCRDWKPALQEQPEHIGHQINAPHPSNGYFLILAAQRVAAFVDPGGRADNIVAVLKRSPVALEYILLTHKHHDHVDALPDVRAAFPQARVVVHRLDAPALGDHARNALDINDGDSIPFGAGEIRLLHTPGHTDGSSCFIYQGAIFTGDTLFAGSVGGVFGERFTYDDLLASARTKIFSMPDETVVLPGHGPPSTIAEERAHNPFF